The genomic region CGTACGCCGGATGAGCGGTGCGGGCGCGCGCGTGCTGCCGCCCGCCCGGCGAACTCCTACCGTTTGAAGCTGCTGCGGGCGGGATACTGCTCGCGACGTGATGGGCTCGCGGACGGTGCTGGCAGCGGTGGTTGCGTCGTTGGCCGGCGCGATTCATGGAGGAGGTCGTGGTGGCGGAGAGCATCGCGGAGTCGATCGACGTCGAGACGCCGGTCAGCGTCGCGTACCGGCGGTGGAACGAGTTTGCGTCGTTTCCGGAGTACATGGAGGGCGTCGACGACGTCCGCGGGTCCGATGAGATCCACTCGCACTGGGTGACCTCGTTCGGCGGTGTCGTCCGCGAGTTCGACGCGACGATCACCGACCAGGAACCCGGTGAGCGGATCGCATGGGTGTGCTCGTCCGGCCCGCTGCGCGCCGGATCCGTCACGTTCGCCCCGGTGACCGACCGCCGGACCCGGATCACCGTGCAGCTCGAGCTGGAACCGCACGGCCTGGCGGAGAACTTCGCCGAGAAGACCGGCATCCTGCACCGCATGGTGGTCGCCGACATGTACCGCTTCAAGAACGTCGTCGAGGCGGAGACCCAAGACCCGGCGCCGTCCCCGGCGTCCTCCGCACAGTTGTCCTGACCGCGATGCCGAGCCTTCCTGAGTTCCGGCTGGAGACCTACTTCTCGCGCTGGGAGTTCGGTGCGCGCTTCCACCTGACCGCGTCGGACGCGCAGACCCTGCCGCTGTCCGAGCTGCTCGCGCTCGCCGACGACGACGGCCGGGAGCGGTGGGAGTCGCTCGCGCTGGGCTACACCGAGACCCGGGGACTGCCGGCGCTGCGGGAGGAGATCGCCCGCACCTACGAGCACGTCGTACCGGAGGACGTGCTGTGCTTCGCGGGAGCCGAAGAGGCGCTCTACCTGGCGATGCGGACGCTGCTCGCGCCGGGCGACCACGTGGTGGTGCTGACGCCGAACTACCAGGCGGCCGAGACGGTCCCGCTCGAGATCTGCGACGTCACCGGAGTCGCGTTGCGGGCTGAGGACGACTGGGCGCTCGACGTCGACGCGATCGAGCAGGCGTTGCGCCCCGCGACCCGGATGGTGTCGGTGAACTTCCCGAACAACCCGACCGGCGCGCTGCCGTCGCCGGAAGCGTGGCACCGGCTGGTCCGGTTGTGCGACGCGCGTGGCATCACGTTGTTCAGCGACGAGGTGTACCGCGGCCTCGAGCTGGACCGTGCTTCATTGCCCCAGGCAACCGACCTTTCGCCGTCGGCGCTGTCGCTGAACGTGATGTCGAAGGCGTACGGCCTGCCGGGCCTGCGGATCGGGTGGATCGCCTGCCGCGACCGGTCGGTGCTCGACCGGCTGGAACGGGCGAAGCACTACACCACGATCTGCAACTCCGCGCCGAGCGAGGTGCTGGCGCTGATCGCGCTGCGGGCGCGCGACCGGCTGCTGTCCCGCAACCGGGAGATCGTCGCGCGCAACCTGCCGGTCTTCGACGAGTTCTTCCGGGGCTACCCGGACCTGTTCGAGTGGGCACCCCCACAGGGTGGGTGCGTCTGCTACCCCCGGTACGCCGGGGCGGACGGGGTCGAGGCGATGTGCGCGGACCTGGTCGAGCAGGCCGGCGTGCTGCTGCTGCCGTCGAGCATCTACCGGTCGGAGCTGACCGAGACGCCGCAGGACCGGTTCCGCCTCGGCGTCGGCCGGCTCGATCCGGAACCGGCGCTGGCCGCGTGGGGCGCGTGGCTGGACCAGCGCCCAACGGTTGCCTAGAGCCCCCGACTGGTCCGATTCGAGCAGACCACCAAGCGACGTGGTCTGTTGCGTAGTTTGCAATCAGTGCTGCGAGACGTGCTGCAAATGCCAGCAGTGATGACCCATGATGCGGCTGTGTGCGCTCTCACGACTTAGTAACGGAACCTCCTGAACTATTGACGCCAGTAGCGGGGTCGGCCAGTGTCGACGCCACTGAACGACAGGTTCATACCAGTCAGCCGGCCGCCGGTCCGGCTACTCCGCCAGAGGTGATCCGATGAAGTTCCGTTCCCTTGCCGTGGCCGCCGTCACGGCTCTCTCCTTGACCGCGCTCGCTGCCTGCGGCTCCTCCGACGGCGACAGCAACGCCGCCGCCGGGCCGACCACCATCGACGTCTGGCTGATGAAGGGCAGCGTCTCCGACGACTTCCTCCAGCGGTTCACCGCCGACTTCGCCGCCAAGCACCCGGACATCAAGGCCAACGTCCAGATCCAGGAGTGGAACGGGATCGGCCCGAAGATCATCGGCGCGCTGGCCAGCAAGGACGCGCCGGACGTGATCGAGGTCGGCAACACCCAGGTGGCGCAGTACTCGGCCTCCGGCGGCGTCAAGGACCTGACCGACAAGAAGGCCGACCTCAAGGGCGACGACTGGATCGAGGGCCTGGCCGGACCCGGCAACTACGAGGGCAAGCAGTACGGCATCCCGTACTACGCCGCGAACCGGGTTGTGATCTACCGCAAGGACCTGTTCCAGGCGGCCGGCGTGACCCCGCCGAAGACCCGCGCGGAGTGGCTGGCCGCGTCCGCCAAGCTGAACACCGGCGGCAACCAGGGCATCTACCTGCCGGGCCAGAACTTCTACGTGCTGTCGGGCTTCATCTGGGACGAGGGCGGCGACCTGGCGGTCAAGGAGGGCGACTCCTGGAAGGGTGCGCTGTCCACGCCGGAGGCGCTGAAGGGCATGGAGTTCTACCGGCAGATCCAGGCGCTCGGCAAGGGCCCGAAGGACTCCGACGAGGCCAAGCCGACCCAGACCGACGTGTTCGCGCAGGGCAAGGTCGCGCAGATGATCGCCGTCCCGGGGGCGGCCGAGCTGATCGCCCAGGCCAACCCGGCGCTGAAGGACAAGCTGGGCTTCTTCCCGATCCCGGGCAAGACCGCCGACAAGCCGGGCGCGGTCTTCACCGGCGGCTCGGACCTGATCATCCCGGAGGCCTCGGACGGCCAGGACGCGGCGTACACGTTCATCAAGGAGCTGGCCGGTGAGCAGTGGCAGACCGACCTGGCCAAGACGATGAAGTACGTGCCGAACCGCAAGGCGCTGGCGACCTCGGTCGGCTCCGACGAGGGCGTCGCGGCGATGGCGGCCGGTGCCGCGAACGGCAAGGCCACCCCGAACTCGCCGAACTGGGCCGCGGTGGAGGCGAAGAACCCGATCAAGGAGTACCAGACCAAGGTGCTGACCGGTGGTGACCCGGTGGCCGCAGCGAAGGCGGCCGACGAGATCATCACCCAGGCCCTGAACGCCAAGTAGCACCGTGGCCGTAACGCACGCCGAGAGCCCGGCGGCACCGGCCCCCGTCGCCCCGACCGGTTCGCCGGCCCCGGGGCGACGGGGGCGCTCGCTGCCGGTGCGTCTGCTGCCGTACCTGCTGGTCGTACCGACCGTGCTCGGTACGGCGTACCTGCTGGTCTACCCGTTGATCCGGAACCTGGTCATCTCGTTCCAGAAGTTCGGCATCGCCCAGCTGATCCGGGGCGGTGCCGACTTCGTCGGGCTGGACAACTACCGGCAGATCCTGTCCGACGGCATGTTCTGGTCGGTGGTGGCCCGGACCTTCGTCTTCACCGCGATCAACGTCGCGCTGATCATGGGCCTGGCCACCGCGGTCGCCCTGCTGATCGGTGCTCTGGGCAAGGGTCTGCGACTGGCCGTGATGGGCGGCCTGGTGGTCGCCTGGGCGATCCCGGTGATCGCCGCGACGACGGTGTTCCAGTGGCTGTTCCAGTCCCAGCTCGGGGTGGTGAACTGGGTCCTGGTCGCGCTCGGCTTCGAGCGGTTCGAGGGCTACGCCTGGTTCGCCAACGGCACCTCGACGTTCGCCATCATCGTGGTGCTGATCGTCTGGCAGTCGGTGCCGTTCGCGGCACTGACCCTGTACGCCGCGATGACCACGGTGCCCCGGGAACTGCACGAGTCGGCCCAGATCGACGGCGCCGGCGGGGTGCGGACGTTCACGCTGATCACCTTTCCGATCCTGCGGCCGATGTTCGGGCTGATCCTCTGCCTGGAGATCATCTGGGTGTTCAAGTGCTTCGTGCAGATCTGGGCGATCAGCCAGGGCGGCCCGGGCAACGCGACACTGACCCTGCCGGTCTACGCCTACCAGGTGGCCCAGTCGCTGAACCGGTACGACCTGGGCGCGGCGATCTCGATGGTGACCGTGCTGATCCTGGCCGTCGTGCTGCTGGCCTACTTCCGGCAGATGTTCAAGGAAGAAGGTGAGCTGTGAGGCCCCGGATCGGACGCAGGATCTCGCTGAACGTCCTGGCGCTGATCGTGGTCGCCTGCTCGGTGTTCCCGGTCTACTGGATGGTGCTGACGGCGTTCAAGCCGACCAAGGACATCCAGGCCGAGACGCC from Kribbella flavida DSM 17836 harbors:
- a CDS encoding SRPBCC family protein yields the protein MAESIAESIDVETPVSVAYRRWNEFASFPEYMEGVDDVRGSDEIHSHWVTSFGGVVREFDATITDQEPGERIAWVCSSGPLRAGSVTFAPVTDRRTRITVQLELEPHGLAENFAEKTGILHRMVVADMYRFKNVVEAETQDPAPSPASSAQLS
- a CDS encoding extracellular solute-binding protein — its product is MKFRSLAVAAVTALSLTALAACGSSDGDSNAAAGPTTIDVWLMKGSVSDDFLQRFTADFAAKHPDIKANVQIQEWNGIGPKIIGALASKDAPDVIEVGNTQVAQYSASGGVKDLTDKKADLKGDDWIEGLAGPGNYEGKQYGIPYYAANRVVIYRKDLFQAAGVTPPKTRAEWLAASAKLNTGGNQGIYLPGQNFYVLSGFIWDEGGDLAVKEGDSWKGALSTPEALKGMEFYRQIQALGKGPKDSDEAKPTQTDVFAQGKVAQMIAVPGAAELIAQANPALKDKLGFFPIPGKTADKPGAVFTGGSDLIIPEASDGQDAAYTFIKELAGEQWQTDLAKTMKYVPNRKALATSVGSDEGVAAMAAGAANGKATPNSPNWAAVEAKNPIKEYQTKVLTGGDPVAAAKAADEIITQALNAK
- a CDS encoding aminotransferase class I/II-fold pyridoxal phosphate-dependent enzyme gives rise to the protein MPSLPEFRLETYFSRWEFGARFHLTASDAQTLPLSELLALADDDGRERWESLALGYTETRGLPALREEIARTYEHVVPEDVLCFAGAEEALYLAMRTLLAPGDHVVVLTPNYQAAETVPLEICDVTGVALRAEDDWALDVDAIEQALRPATRMVSVNFPNNPTGALPSPEAWHRLVRLCDARGITLFSDEVYRGLELDRASLPQATDLSPSALSLNVMSKAYGLPGLRIGWIACRDRSVLDRLERAKHYTTICNSAPSEVLALIALRARDRLLSRNREIVARNLPVFDEFFRGYPDLFEWAPPQGGCVCYPRYAGADGVEAMCADLVEQAGVLLLPSSIYRSELTETPQDRFRLGVGRLDPEPALAAWGAWLDQRPTVA
- a CDS encoding carbohydrate ABC transporter permease, yielding MRLLPYLLVVPTVLGTAYLLVYPLIRNLVISFQKFGIAQLIRGGADFVGLDNYRQILSDGMFWSVVARTFVFTAINVALIMGLATAVALLIGALGKGLRLAVMGGLVVAWAIPVIAATTVFQWLFQSQLGVVNWVLVALGFERFEGYAWFANGTSTFAIIVVLIVWQSVPFAALTLYAAMTTVPRELHESAQIDGAGGVRTFTLITFPILRPMFGLILCLEIIWVFKCFVQIWAISQGGPGNATLTLPVYAYQVAQSLNRYDLGAAISMVTVLILAVVLLAYFRQMFKEEGEL